In the genome of Neisseria animaloris, one region contains:
- a CDS encoding prolyl-tRNA synthetase associated domain-containing protein: MGALSDHVFKSLKEMGIDYDVAQHPPALTTEEADRFIEGKEGVRTKTLFLTNRKKTAFYLVVTDDAKRLDMEKLTDLLQENRLSFGSAERLKEKMGLEPGVVSLFGLLNNKDHDINVYLDKEILSQERITFHGNENTNTVFIKMEDVYRFLNHLSYDYQIIDL, translated from the coding sequence ATGGGTGCTTTATCTGATCATGTTTTCAAATCGCTCAAAGAAATGGGCATTGATTATGATGTCGCACAACATCCGCCGGCCTTAACAACCGAAGAAGCCGACCGTTTCATAGAAGGCAAAGAAGGGGTCCGAACCAAGACTTTATTTTTAACCAATCGCAAGAAAACGGCCTTTTATTTAGTGGTTACAGATGATGCCAAGCGTTTGGATATGGAAAAGCTAACAGACTTGCTGCAAGAAAACAGACTGAGTTTTGGTTCGGCCGAACGGTTAAAGGAAAAAATGGGGCTGGAGCCGGGCGTGGTATCGCTATTCGGCCTGTTGAACAATAAAGATCATGACATTAACGTGTATCTCGACAAAGAAATACTGTCTCAAGAACGGATAACTTTTCATGGAAACGAAAACACCAATACCGTGTTTATCAAAATGGAAGACGTGTATCGATTCTTAAATCATCTTTCTTACGACTATCAAATCATCGATTTATAA
- the ilvC gene encoding ketol-acid reductoisomerase yields the protein MQVFYDKDADLSLIKGKTVAIIGYGSQGHAHAANLKDSGVKVVIGLRQGGSWKKAEAAGHDVRSVADATKAADVVMILLPDENQPVVYKNEIEPNLKEGAVLAFAHGFNVHYNQIVPRADLDVIMVAPKGPGHTVRSEYLKGGGVPTLIAVYQNQSGKARDIALSYAAANGGTKGGVIETNFREETETDLFGEQAVLCGGAVELVKCGFETLVEAGYAPEMAYFECLHELKLIVDLMYEGGIANMNYSISNNAEYGEYVTGPEVITPATKEAMKKALYRIQSGEYAKMFIQEGATNYASMTARRRLNADHQIEKVGAQLRSMMPWISKNKLVDLDKN from the coding sequence ATGCAAGTTTTTTACGATAAAGATGCCGACCTATCCTTAATCAAAGGCAAAACCGTGGCCATCATCGGCTACGGCTCCCAAGGTCATGCTCACGCCGCTAACCTGAAAGATTCCGGTGTAAAAGTAGTCATTGGTTTGCGTCAGGGAGGATCATGGAAGAAAGCCGAAGCAGCCGGCCATGACGTACGCAGTGTTGCCGATGCCACCAAAGCTGCCGATGTGGTGATGATTCTACTGCCGGATGAAAACCAGCCGGTTGTGTATAAAAACGAAATCGAACCGAACTTAAAAGAAGGCGCAGTTTTGGCATTTGCCCACGGTTTCAACGTCCACTACAACCAAATCGTGCCGCGTGCCGATTTAGACGTGATTATGGTTGCTCCCAAAGGCCCCGGCCACACTGTGCGCAGCGAATATTTGAAAGGCGGCGGCGTGCCTACTCTGATTGCCGTTTATCAAAATCAATCCGGCAAAGCCCGCGATATTGCCCTGTCTTACGCGGCAGCCAACGGCGGCACCAAAGGCGGTGTAATTGAAACCAACTTCCGCGAAGAAACCGAAACCGACCTGTTCGGCGAGCAAGCCGTATTGTGCGGCGGTGCGGTAGAACTGGTGAAATGCGGTTTTGAAACATTGGTAGAAGCGGGCTATGCACCTGAAATGGCTTACTTCGAGTGCCTGCACGAATTAAAACTGATTGTGGATTTGATGTATGAAGGCGGTATCGCCAACATGAACTACTCAATTTCCAACAACGCCGAATACGGCGAATACGTTACCGGCCCCGAAGTGATTACACCCGCAACCAAAGAGGCCATGAAAAAAGCCTTGTACCGCATTCAGTCGGGCGAATATGCAAAAATGTTTATTCAGGAAGGTGCAACCAACTACGCCAGCATGACTGCCCGCCGCCGCTTGAATGCCGATCATCAAATCGAAAAAGTCGGCGCACAATTACGCAGTATGATGCCGTGGATTTCCAAAAACAAATTGGTTGATCTGGATAAAAACTGA
- a CDS encoding putative quinol monooxygenase — MQPVKIVAAIVIKPEYGQELFDVFQRLVSASRQEAGNLRYDLHQDIENPDRVVFFEIWRSQAAVDAHATTVHFQDFLKAIEGKTESLEIIQMHDISDNSIQ, encoded by the coding sequence ATGCAACCCGTAAAAATTGTCGCTGCCATTGTTATCAAACCGGAATATGGCCAAGAATTGTTCGACGTATTCCAACGATTGGTATCGGCTAGCCGGCAAGAAGCAGGCAATTTGCGCTATGACCTTCATCAAGATATTGAAAACCCGGATCGCGTGGTATTTTTCGAAATCTGGCGATCGCAAGCCGCAGTTGATGCACATGCTACCACCGTACATTTTCAAGACTTCCTCAAAGCCATCGAAGGCAAAACCGAAAGCTTAGAAATCATACAAATGCACGACATCTCCGATAATTCAATCCAATAA
- the ilvN gene encoding acetolactate synthase small subunit, with protein sequence MRHILSILMENESGAMSRVVGLFSARAYNIDSLAVAATEDKTLSRMTIVTHGDDTVLEQITKQLNKLVEVVKVVDLNESRFVERELMLVKVRAIGKDRDEFLRLTEIYRGHVVDVTDKSYTIEVTGSSDKLDSFLETVGRAQILETVRTGAAGIGRGERILKI encoded by the coding sequence ATGCGACACATATTATCTATCCTGATGGAAAACGAATCAGGCGCAATGAGCCGCGTTGTCGGTCTCTTCTCCGCACGTGCTTATAATATCGACTCACTAGCGGTAGCCGCTACCGAAGACAAAACCCTTTCACGCATGACCATCGTTACCCATGGCGACGATACCGTATTGGAACAAATTACCAAGCAACTCAACAAACTGGTTGAAGTGGTAAAAGTAGTCGATTTGAACGAAAGCCGGTTTGTCGAACGTGAATTGATGCTGGTAAAAGTACGTGCAATCGGTAAAGACCGTGATGAGTTTCTACGCCTAACTGAAATTTACCGCGGCCATGTTGTTGACGTTACCGATAAAAGTTACACCATTGAAGTTACAGGTTCTTCCGACAAACTGGACTCCTTCTTGGAAACCGTAGGTAGGGCCCAAATTCTCGAAACCGTGCGCACCGGTGCGGCAGGCATCGGTCGGGGGGAACGTATACTGAAAATCTGA
- the ilvB gene encoding biosynthetic-type acetolactate synthase large subunit translates to MQLSGAQILVQSLKAEGVEYVFGYPGGAVLEIYDALFQFNKLKHILVRHEQAAVHAADAYSRTSGKVGVALVTSGPGATNAITGIATAYSDSIPMVIITGQVGTPAIGTDAFQEVDTVGITRPCVKHNFLVTNVNELASTIKKAFQIAASGRPGPVVVDVPKDVTQAMAKFSYPQENIFIRSYQPVTQGHTGQIKKAIQILASAKRPLVYFGGGVVLGNAHQELVDLVRLTGMPCTGTLMGLGAYPSSDRQYLGMLGMHGTYEANLAMQNADVVLAVGARFDDRVISVPSKFLDKPKKIIHVDVDPSSIAKRVKVDVPIVGDVKNVLSEMICLWKKQELMLNQTTLEKWWETLETWRSRNCLWFECEDELIKPQYVVKKLAEVTNNSAIITSDVGQHQMFAAQYYPFERPRQWLNSGGLGTMGVGLPYAMGAKLAAPDQDVFCITGEGSIQMNIQELSTCFQYKLPINIVTLNNGYLGMVRQWQELYYSNRESETYFDSLPDFVKLAEAYGHIGIRVDKKSDVEGVLREAVKQKDRLVFLDFITDKKQNVFPMVGNGKGLDEMVLPPHMRETPMDSDVNDVKDRDYDIRSVP, encoded by the coding sequence ATGCAATTATCAGGAGCACAAATACTCGTGCAAAGTCTTAAGGCCGAAGGTGTGGAATACGTTTTCGGCTATCCGGGGGGCGCAGTTCTGGAAATTTATGACGCGCTTTTCCAATTCAATAAATTAAAACACATTTTGGTACGGCACGAGCAAGCAGCCGTACATGCTGCCGATGCCTATTCCCGTACCAGCGGTAAAGTGGGCGTGGCATTGGTCACATCCGGCCCAGGTGCAACCAATGCGATTACCGGCATCGCTACGGCGTATTCGGACTCCATTCCGATGGTTATCATTACCGGTCAGGTAGGTACGCCTGCTATCGGCACCGATGCCTTTCAGGAAGTCGATACCGTGGGCATCACCCGCCCCTGTGTGAAACACAATTTCCTTGTAACCAATGTCAACGAACTGGCATCTACCATTAAAAAAGCATTTCAAATTGCCGCCAGCGGCCGTCCCGGTCCCGTAGTGGTAGACGTTCCGAAAGATGTTACTCAGGCAATGGCAAAGTTCAGCTATCCGCAGGAGAATATCTTCATCCGTTCCTACCAACCGGTTACACAAGGCCATACCGGACAAATTAAAAAAGCCATACAGATACTGGCCTCTGCCAAACGTCCTTTGGTGTATTTCGGCGGCGGCGTGGTACTAGGCAATGCCCATCAAGAATTGGTTGATTTGGTGCGTTTAACAGGCATGCCATGCACAGGTACATTAATGGGCTTGGGAGCCTACCCCTCAAGCGACCGCCAATATCTCGGCATGCTGGGCATGCATGGCACTTACGAAGCCAACTTGGCTATGCAAAATGCCGACGTGGTATTGGCCGTCGGTGCCCGTTTTGACGACCGCGTTATTTCCGTGCCGTCCAAATTCCTCGATAAACCTAAAAAAATCATTCATGTAGATGTAGACCCTTCAAGCATTGCCAAGCGAGTAAAAGTGGATGTGCCGATTGTCGGCGATGTAAAAAACGTACTCTCAGAAATGATTTGCCTGTGGAAGAAACAGGAATTAATGCTGAATCAAACCACATTGGAAAAGTGGTGGGAAACTTTGGAAACTTGGCGCAGCAGAAATTGCCTGTGGTTTGAATGTGAAGACGAACTCATCAAACCGCAATACGTCGTTAAAAAACTTGCCGAAGTTACCAACAACTCGGCCATCATCACTTCAGACGTAGGTCAGCACCAAATGTTTGCCGCCCAATATTATCCGTTCGAGCGGCCGCGCCAATGGCTGAATTCAGGCGGCCTCGGCACAATGGGTGTGGGTTTGCCGTATGCGATGGGTGCCAAACTCGCCGCACCCGATCAAGATGTATTTTGTATTACCGGCGAGGGCTCAATTCAAATGAATATCCAAGAGCTTTCCACCTGTTTTCAATACAAACTGCCGATCAACATCGTTACCCTCAATAACGGCTATTTGGGCATGGTGCGGCAATGGCAGGAACTGTATTACAGCAACCGCGAATCGGAAACTTATTTTGATTCGCTGCCCGATTTTGTGAAATTGGCCGAAGCCTACGGGCATATCGGCATCCGTGTCGACAAAAAATCCGACGTGGAAGGCGTGTTACGTGAAGCCGTCAAACAAAAAGACCGTTTGGTATTTTTGGACTTCATTACTGACAAAAAGCAAAACGTATTCCCGATGGTGGGTAACGGCAAAGGTCTGGACGAAATGGTACTGCCGCCGCACATGCGCGAAACACCGATGGATTCCGACGTAAATGATGTCAAAGACCGTGATTACGATATAAGGAGCGTGCCATAA